The following DNA comes from Cedecea neteri.
ACTGTCGCCATACCTGCAAAACCGCACCGTTGTTGAGTGGGCAAAACAGCATAACATCCACATCACGTCTTACATGACGCTGGCGTATGGTAAGGCACTGGCGGATGAAACGATTGGCCGCATTGCACAGAAACATCAGGCGACCCCTGCTCAGGTGATTCTGGCGTGGGCGATGGCTCTGGGTTACGCAGTTATTCCTTCATCTACCAAACGTGTGAATCTCGAAAGTAACCTGCAGGCGCTGAACTTGAAGCTGGATGCAGAAGACATGGCGGCTATTGCTGCTCTGGAATGCAATGACCGCCTGGTGAGCCCGGAAGGTCTGGCACCAAAGTGGGATAACTAAACCAGATTACGGCCCTTCAGGGGGCCGTTTTACTGCGTCACTCAGAAAATCAATAAATGCACGAATACGGGTACTGACCGCCCGGTCGCTATAGTACACCGCGCTAAAAGGCATATTGACCGGCAAAAGCTTGTCCGCAAGCACCTCAACAAACTCTCCGCTTTCAATTTCTTTATCAATCATAAAATCTGACAGACAGGCGATACCGTTTCCCGTCAGGCACAGCTGCTTAAGCGTTTCTCCACTATTCGAAGATAATCCAGGCTTGATCTCAAAAAGCTGCCCATCTGCCTGCGAAACCGGCCAGCGGTTAAGAGATGAGGGTTCGGTAAAGCCCAGGCAGACGTGATTCACCAGATCGGCGGCATTCTCCGGTGTACCGTTAGCGGCCAGATACTCAGGTGAAGCAATAATCTTGCGGTAGCTACTAAAGAGCGGCCGGGCACGCAGGCTTGAGTCGGTTAAATTGCCCACGCGAATAGCCACATCGACTTTACGTTCGATCAGGTTAATGAAGGTTTCTGAAGAGACAAGCGAGAGCGTCATCTCAGGGTAGCGTTCGCGAAACGGTTTTATCAGCGGCATCAGTAAATGCAGCATGACCGGCGTTGCGGCATCAATGCGCAATAATCCCCGCGGCGTTTGCTTGCTTTCCATCACTTCATTTTCGGCGGCGGCCATCGCCTGCAGAATCTGCTGTACGTTACGGAAGTAGCGTTCACCTTCCTCCGTCAGGCTCAGCTGCCGAGTTGTGCGGTTGAGCAGGCTTACACCCAGCTTCATCTCCAGCTTTTTAACCGTTCTGCTTACCGCAGAGTTAGCCTGTCCCAGCTGTTCTGCTGCGCGGCTGAAGCTCCCGCTTTCTACTACGGCAACGAAAATCGCAAGTTCTTCCGATGTAGCCTTCATTATTGCTCCACAAGCAAAATTCTATTGAGATTTTACATATTTTTGTTATTTAAGCATCCCGCCATACTGCGTGTCATCAAAAGACACCTGTTATGGAGTAAATTATGCCTCTGGCGCTTCTCGCACTGACAATCAGTGCGTTCGCAATCGGTACCACCGAATTTGTGATTGTCGGGCTTGTACCGACCATTGCTGAGCAGCTCGCTATCTCTGTGCCGTCGGCAGGATTGCTGGTTTCTATCTATGCCCTGGGCGTAGCAATTGGCGCGCCTGTTCTCACAGCTTTAACGGGCAAACTTCCGCGTAAACAGCTGCTGATCGGGCTTATGGCGCTGTTCACCGTGGGTAACGTCATCGCCTGGCTATCGCCTAATTACGAGACTCTGG
Coding sequences within:
- the yafC gene encoding DNA-binding transcriptional regulator YafC, which produces MKATSEELAIFVAVVESGSFSRAAEQLGQANSAVSRTVKKLEMKLGVSLLNRTTRQLSLTEEGERYFRNVQQILQAMAAAENEVMESKQTPRGLLRIDAATPVMLHLLMPLIKPFRERYPEMTLSLVSSETFINLIERKVDVAIRVGNLTDSSLRARPLFSSYRKIIASPEYLAANGTPENAADLVNHVCLGFTEPSSLNRWPVSQADGQLFEIKPGLSSNSGETLKQLCLTGNGIACLSDFMIDKEIESGEFVEVLADKLLPVNMPFSAVYYSDRAVSTRIRAFIDFLSDAVKRPPEGP